The DNA region CCGGGCCCGGCCGCCGCGCACGTCGGCGCCGACCCGGGCCCGCAGCATCGGCGCCGCGACCGGCGGGGCGTCGACGCTGGTCTCGATCCGCCCGACGTTGGTGTCGTACTCGAGCCCGGCCTCGCCGGTGCCGCGCCAGGTCTCGGCGACGACCGGCGCCGGCGCGCTCACCGCGCCCGCCACCAGCACCGCCGCGACGACCTGCGCGCGCACGGTCACGGCCGGCGCAGCTCGCGCGCGCGGGCCTCGATGGCCTGGCGGCGCTTGCGCAGCGTGTCGAGCCGGGTGGCCACCGCGTCCTTGGCCTGGCGCGCGGCCGCGGCCCAGGTGCGCGGATCGTTCGAGCGATCCGACTGCCGCAGCACGTCGACGGTGCGGGCGTCGACCACCGCCGACAGCGCGGTCGCGAGCTCGCGGCCGCTGGGGCCCTCGGTGGTCACGCCGTCGGTCGGCGCCGCGGCGCCCGAGTCGACGTTCGCGAACGCGCCGCCCGCGCGCACGGCGACCCGGCGGACGTCGTCGTCCTCGGTCAGCGCCATCGCCTCGGCGCGCTCGTGTTGCCGGCGCAGCTCGGCGGCCTCGTCGAACTTGTGCGCGCGCTTGTCGAGGCGCGCGACCTCGCCCGCCAGCGCGGCCTCGGCCTCGCGCAGGGCCGCGACCTGATCGTCGAGCTCCTCGGGGTCGGCCAGCGGATCGAGCGCGTCGTCGGGCAGGACGATCTTCTTGGTCGGCACCGGCGCGGCGTAGGCGGCCCGGCGCCGCTCGAGCTCGGCCCGGAGCGCCGGCGGCGCGGTCGCGAGCGCGCGGTCGAACGCGACCACGGCCGCGGCCTTGGCGCGCGCCAGCTCGCCGTCGGCGCGACGGACCTGGTCGGCCAGCGCGGTGAGCGCCTTGGCGGTCTCGAGCGAGGCGGCCAGCTTGCTGCGCAGCGCCCGATCGCGCCGCCACGACGCCTTCTGGCGCTTGAGCTGATCGATCTCGCCGAGCTCGGCCTCGTAGCGCCGGGTCGACGCCGCGCGCTCGCCAGCGAGCCCGGTCAGGGTCCGCTGGGCCCGGGCGACCGCGGCGACCGCGACGTCGACCTTCGACGGCGCCTGGGCCACGCGCGGCCGCGGGCCGCCCGCCGTCGCCGCACGCGGAGCGGCGACCGCGAACGCGGCGACGAGCAGCCAGAGGGACCAGGACCGACGCACGCCTCGAGTCTAAGCAGCCCGTGTGCCACCGACAACCCCCGAGAACGACGCGCGTTCCGGCCCGCCGCCGCGGAAAAATCCTGGGCGGGGCGGGCGATCACTCAGAAAACTGTGGGCGCGGGGATCGGGCGCCGGTTCGCTGCCAGGTCCGGAAACGGCCAGACGGCGCGCCGGTCACCCGCTAGAACCGACCCGTGCTCCTCGATCCAGCGGCGTGTCGGCAGGCGGTCATGGCGCGCGATCCGCGCTTCGACGGCCGGTTCGTCGTCGCGGTCGCGACCACCGGGATCTACTGCCGCCCGGTGTGCCCGGCGCGGACGCCGCGCGCCGATCGCTGCGCGTACTTCGCGCTCGCGGCCCAGGCGGAGGCCCAGGGCTATCGCGCGTGCCTGCGGTGCCGGCCCGAGGTCGCGCCCGGCACCGCGGCGGCGGCGGTCGACGCGCGCGCGCAGCTCGTCGCCGACGCCGTGGCCGCGATCGATCGCGGCTTCCTGATCGAGCGCTCGCAGGAGGAGCTGGCCCGGGAGCTCGGGGTCACCGCGCGGCACCTGCGGCGCGTGGTCGTGGCGGAGCTCGGGGTCACGCCCAGCCAGCTCGATCGCACGCGTCGGCTCGCGGTCGGCAAGCAGCTCCTGCACGACTCGCGCGCGAGCCTGGCCGACGTGGCGCTGGCGTCGGGCTTCCGGCAGCGTCCGCCGCTGGAACGCCGCGTTCCGGACCCAGTTCGCGACCACGCCGTCGAGCTTCCGCAAGCGCGCCGCGACCGCCGCCGCCGACGTCCCGCTGACCGTGCGCCTCGACGCGCGCCCGCCGTTCGCGGGGCGCGCCCTGCTCGACTTCCTGCGCGGCCGCGCGATCGCCGGCGTCGAGGAGGTCGGCGCCACGACCTACTGGCGCACGGTCGCCGACGGCCCCGGCGGCTGGCTCGAGGTCGAGGTCGTCGACGACGCCGTCCGCCCGGGCGTGCGGCTGACGATCGCCGCGTCGCTGGCGCCGCGGCTGCTGGCGCTGGTCGCGCGGGTCCGCGCGCTGTTCGACCTCGACGCCGAGCCGATGGCGATCGGCGCGCACCTCGGGCGCGATCCGCGCCTGGCCGCGGCGCTCGCGGCGGCGCCGGGCCGGCGGGTGCCCGGCGCGTTCGATCCGTTCGAGGTCGCGGTCCGCACCGTGCTCGGCCAGCAGGTGTCGGTGGCCGCGGCCTCGACCCTGTGCGGCCGGCTGGTGGCGCGGTTCGGGCGGCCGATCGCGACGCCGCGCCCGGCGCTCACCCACGCCGCGCCCACCGCCGCCGCGCTCGCCGCCGCCACCGTCGACGAGCTGGCCGCGATCGGCCTGCCGCGGGCCCGGGCCGAGACCGTGCGCGCGCTCGCCCTCGCGGTCGTCGACGGCCGCGTCACCTGGGCCCGCCCGCGCGATCCGGTCGCGGCGATGGCGGCGCTGACCGCCGTGCGCGGCATCGGCCCGTGGACCGCCAGCTACCTGGCGATGCGCGCGCTCGCGTGGCCCGACGGCTTCCCGGCCGGCGATCTGGTGCTGCAACGCCAGCTCGGCGTGACCACCGCGGCGGCGGCCGCGGCGGCGGCCGCGCCGTGGCGACCGTGGCGCGCCTACGCGGCGATGCACCTGTGGGCCGGCGCCAGCGCCGGTCGCGCCCGAGGAGGATGATCATGCTCGCCCACGCCACCCTGCCCTCGCCGATCGGCCCGATCACCGTCGTCGCGTCCCCCGACGCGGTCGTCGCGATCCACCTCGGCGCCGGCCTGCCGCGCCTCGCCTCCCAGCCGACGCCAGGGCACCCGCTGCTCGACGCCGCGGCCCGCCAGCTGCGCGAGTACTTCGCCGGGGCGCGCCGGGCGTTCGAGCTGCCGCTCGGCGGCGCCGGCACCGCGTTCCAGCGGGACGTGTGGCGCGCGCTGTGCGCGATCCCGTTCGGCGTCACCTGCGGCTACGCCGAGCTGGCGGCGCGGCTGGGCCGACCCACCGCCGCCCGCGCGGTCGGCGCCGCCAACGGCAAGAACCCGATCGCGATCGTCGTGCCGTGCCACCGGGTCATCGGCAAGGACGGCACGCTCACCGGCTACGCCGGCGGCGTCGCGATCAAGCAGTGGCTGCTCGAGCACGAGGCCCGCGTCGGCCCGTGACCGTGGCGACCGCGCCGCGGGCCGCTCGATCGCGCGGCCGGCGGCGGCCCGCGGCGATCACGCCGCGGGCCGCGAAGTCGCGCGGCCCGCGGCGGCGCGTGACGCTGGTGATCACGCGGCGGCCGCGCGATCGCGAGGCTCGCGTCGCCGCGCGCGCTACTGGATGCCGTACTTCTCGAGCTTGTAGTAGAGCGCGCTGGTCTTGATGCCGAGCAGGCGGGCGGTCTCGGTCTTGACGCCCTTGGCCTTCTCGTAGGCCTTGAGGATGAGCTGGCGCTCGAGGTCGTCGAGGATGTCGGGCAGGCTGAGCTGGCGCGGCACGTCGAGGCGCTCGTCGTCGGCGGTGGCCGAGCCCTGCAGGAACGCCGGCAGCGCCGCGGTGCCGATGTCGACGCCCTCGGCGAACACCAGCGCCTGCTCGATCGCGTTCTCGAGCTCGCGCACGTTGCCGGGCCAGTGGTAGGCCATCAGCCGGCCGAGCGCGGCGTCGGACACCGCCCGCACCCGCGGGTTGGTCTTGGGCCCGAGCTTGTCCACGAAGTGCTGGGCCAAGAGCGGCACGTCCTCGCGGCGCTCGCGCAGCGCCGGCAGCCGCAGCGGCACGACGTGGAGGCGGTAGTACAGATCCTGCCGGAACCGGCCCTCGGCCACCTCGCGCTCGAGCTCCTTGTTGGTCGCCGACAGCACCCGCACGTCGACCTTGATCGGCGCCTCGCCGCCGACCCGCTCGAACTCCTGCTCCTGCAGCGCCCGCAGGAGCTTGACCTGCATCGACGGCGGCACGTCGCCGACCTCGTCGAGGAACAGCGTGCCCTGGTGGGCCAGCTCGAACCGGCCCAGCTTCTGCTTGACCGCGCCGGTGAACGCGCCCTTCTCGTGGCCGAACAGCTCGCTCTCGAGCAAGGTCTCGGTCAGCGCGCCGCAGTTGACCTTGATGAACGGCCCGTCGGCCCGCCGCGACAGCCGGTGGATCGCGCGCGCGACCAGCTCCTTGCCCGTGCCGCTCTCGCCGGCGATGAACACGGTCGTGTCGGCGACCGCGACCTTCTCGACCGAGCGCAGCACCGCGGCGATCTTCTGCGACGTGCCGATGATCTCGGTGAACCGGCTGTGCTGCTCGTCGCGCAGGTACGCGTTCTCGGCCTCGAGCTTCTTGCGTGCGCGCCGGGCCGCGCACAGCTCGAGCGCGCGCGCGACCTTGAGCCGGACCACCTCGGGCGCGAACGGCTTGGTCAGGAAGTCGAACGCGCCCAGCTTCATCGCCTCGACCGCGGTCTCGACCGTGCCGAACCCGGTGACGATCATGATCGGCACGTCGGGATCGAGCGCCGAGATCTGGCGCAGCACGTCGACGCCCGACAGGCCGTCCATCTTGAGATCGGTGATGACGAAGTCGAACCCGCCGGCGCGGGCCTTGTAGGCGGCGACGCCGGCGGCGCCCGACGGCGCGGTCACCGCCTGGTGGCCGAGCTTGCCGATCGTGTGGGCCAGCCCGTCGCGGATGGTCTCGTTGTCGTCGATGATGAGGATCGCGGGCATGCCTGCCCGGCAGCCTAGCCGATCCGCGCCGGCGCCGGTGCCGCCGCGGGCGCCGGCGGGCCGTCAGGCGGCGCGCGACCGCGGCAGCGCGATCCGGAACCGGGTCTCGCCGCGGGCGCTGTCGACGGTCACCGCGCCGCCGTGGGCGCGCACGATCTCGGCGACGAACGCCAGGCCCAGGCCGGTGCCCTTCTCGCGGGTGGTGAAGAACGGCTCGAACATCCGGGCCGCGACCTCGGGCGGGATCGTCGGCCCGCGGTTCCAGACCTCGATCGTCAGGCGCTCGCCGTCCGAGGCCACGGTCACCCGGACCGCGGCGCCGCGCTCGTCGACCTCGGCCGCGGCCGCCACCGCGTTCCCCACCAGGTTGAGCAGCGCGCGCCGCAGCTGGCCGGCGTCGGCGCTGATCGTCAAGGCCGGCGGCGCCTCGACCTCGAGCTCGAGGCCGGCGGCCGCGGCCTCGGGACCGGCCAGCTCGGCGACCTCGCGGGCCAGCGCCGCGACGTCGACCGGGTCCAGCTCGGGCGGCGGGCGGCGCGCGAAGTCGAGGAAGTCGCGGACGACCCGCTCGAGGTAGCCGACCTCGCGATCGATCTTGCCGGCGTGGGCCGCGCGCGGATCGCCGTCGAGCTCGTCGCGCAGGATGCCGGCGTAGAGCTGGATGCCGGCCAGCGGGTTGCGGACCTCGTGGGCGATGCCGGCCAGCATCTGCTGCATGTGGGCGTCGCGCTCGGCCAGCTGCCGGCGCATCGCGTCCATCGTGTCGGCCAGCACGCCCAGCTCGTCGCGCGACGCCCGCGCGACCGGCGCGGTCAGATCGCCGCCGCCGATCCGGGCCGCGGCCGCGGCCAGCTGCCGCACCGGCCGGGTGATGAACAGCGCCGCCAGGAACGTGGCCGCGAGCACGACCGCGGTCAGGCCGGCGCCCCACCACACCAGGCTGCGCCGCAGATCGCGCAGCCGATCGAAGTACGCGGCCGGCGCCTCGACCCCGAGCGCGAGGACGATCTCGGGCTCGGTCTCGGACGCGTGGATCGGGGCGTAGCCGGCCTTGTAGACCACGCCGCCGGCGCCCTCGAACGTCACCGACGACGCGGTCGCGCCCGCGAAGACGCGCTCGAGCTCGAGCCGATCGAGCTCGGCCCGGTAGTGGCGCCCGCCGATCGCCGCCGCGGGATCGCTGTCGGCCCGGGCCGCGAAGTCGCGATCGATCACGTACAGGTGCGCGCCGGTCGCCGCCGCCACGGCCTCGAGCTTGGCGGCCACGTTCTTGTACGCGCGATCCTCGGTGTCGCCGAGCGCCAGCTCGACCAGGTACTTGCCCCGCAGCTGGGTCGACGTCGCCGCCGCGACCGCCGCGAGCCGATGGCCGAGCTCGGCGTCGAGATCGCGGCGCGTCACCTCGAGCGCGATCACCGCGAACAGCGCGAACAACGCGAGCGTCGGCACGGCGAACGCGCCGAGCAGCTTGACCAGGACGGTCGCGCGGGGTCGCACCACGCGCCTACGCTACCACCGGCGCCGCCAGCACCGGCGCCGCCACCGCCTGCCACATTCGACCAGCGGCCGCGGCTTGCGACCCGCCGGCGCGGATGCGAACGTCGGGACATGACAGCTCGACCGGGACGGCCGTGGCCTCGGCTGGTGGCGATGTCGCGCAGCGGCCGGTTCGTGGCGCTGCGCGGCCAGGGGACGGTCGAGCTGGTCGACGCGCTCGGGACCGCGCCCCGGATCCCGATCGCGTGCCCCGACCTGATCGACTTCGCGTGCGTCGGCTCGATGCTGTGGCTGCTCGAGCCGGGCCGCATCCGGCGCGTGGCCCTCGAGTCGGGCCGCCCGATCGAGCCCGCGATCACGGTCCCCGACGGCGGGACCGCGCTGTCGGCCGCCGTCGGCGACACCGCCTACAACGCGGTCGTGCTGGGGCCGACGCCGGTGCTGGCCCACGGCCTCTACGATCGCACGAGCTGCGAGCCCCTCGCGATCGAGGACGCGCGCCCGTTCGCGCTGCACGGCCGTCGGGTCGCGGTGGCCGCGGCCGACGGCATCCACGTGATCGAGGCCGGCAAGGGCGAGCTGTTCCGGGTCTTGCCCGGCGACGGCGCGCAGGTGCTGCACGCGACCTCGCTGTTCTCGGGCCAGGCCATGGTGTGCCTGCAGCGCGGCGACGGCAGCGACATCTTCTGGGTGTGGCGGGCCAACGGCGCGCTCATCCACCGGATCCACGTGCCGACCGCCGAGCGCTGGGCCGTCGCCGAGAGCCGCGGCATCGGCGTGGTCCGCAACGCCGACAACGAGCTGGTCGTGGTCGACCTGCGCTACGGCCGGGTCCAGGGCGAGGCCACGGCGCCGATGCCGGTGGCGGACCTCGACGCCGACGCCGACGGCCAGTACGTGGTCATGGCCAGCGCGCCGGAGGCCGGGGCGCTGCCGCCGGTGCTGCACGTCCCGTTCACCGACCTGTTCAGCGCCGGCGCCGGCAGCCGCCGGGCCGCGCTGCACGCCGTCGCCGGCGGCCTCACGGCCCGCCCGAGCGACGACGACGACGACGACGACGACGACGATGATGTCGATGACGATGACGATGACGACGACGCGCCCCGCGGCGCCGGGCCGGCGCGGGTGCTCACGCTCAACGCGCCGCCGCTGGCGAGCGTCGGCCACGTGCTGTCCACCACCGTCGATCCGGAGGTCGCCGACGCCGCCGACGCCGAGCCACCGCCGCCGCCCGCCGACCTGCCGGCCCCGCCGCCGATCGTCGTGCCCGACCTGCTGCCGATCGCGCTCGGCACCCTGCCGCAGCCGCTCCACGTCGACGCCACCGGCGACTGGCCGCCGTACACCTCGCCGCGCGAGCACCTCGACGAGCTGCTCGATCTGGTCGCGGCCCGGGCCGCCAAGGCCATCGCCGACAACTGGAACAGCGGGCGGCTGAGCGTGCCGGCCGAGGACGGGCACCCGTTCGAGC from Myxococcales bacterium includes:
- a CDS encoding methylated-DNA--[protein]-cysteine S-methyltransferase, encoding MLAHATLPSPIGPITVVASPDAVVAIHLGAGLPRLASQPTPGHPLLDAAARQLREYFAGARRAFELPLGGAGTAFQRDVWRALCAIPFGVTCGYAELAARLGRPTAARAVGAANGKNPIAIVVPCHRVIGKDGTLTGYAGGVAIKQWLLEHEARVGP
- a CDS encoding sigma-54-dependent Fis family transcriptional regulator encodes the protein MPAILIIDDNETIRDGLAHTIGKLGHQAVTAPSGAAGVAAYKARAGGFDFVITDLKMDGLSGVDVLRQISALDPDVPIMIVTGFGTVETAVEAMKLGAFDFLTKPFAPEVVRLKVARALELCAARRARKKLEAENAYLRDEQHSRFTEIIGTSQKIAAVLRSVEKVAVADTTVFIAGESGTGKELVARAIHRLSRRADGPFIKVNCGALTETLLESELFGHEKGAFTGAVKQKLGRFELAHQGTLFLDEVGDVPPSMQVKLLRALQEQEFERVGGEAPIKVDVRVLSATNKELEREVAEGRFRQDLYYRLHVVPLRLPALRERREDVPLLAQHFVDKLGPKTNPRVRAVSDAALGRLMAYHWPGNVRELENAIEQALVFAEGVDIGTAALPAFLQGSATADDERLDVPRQLSLPDILDDLERQLILKAYEKAKGVKTETARLLGIKTSALYYKLEKYGIQ
- a CDS encoding HAMP domain-containing histidine kinase, producing the protein MVRPRATVLVKLLGAFAVPTLALFALFAVIALEVTRRDLDAELGHRLAAVAAATSTQLRGKYLVELALGDTEDRAYKNVAAKLEAVAAATGAHLYVIDRDFAARADSDPAAAIGGRHYRAELDRLELERVFAGATASSVTFEGAGGVVYKAGYAPIHASETEPEIVLALGVEAPAAYFDRLRDLRRSLVWWGAGLTAVVLAATFLAALFITRPVRQLAAAAARIGGGDLTAPVARASRDELGVLADTMDAMRRQLAERDAHMQQMLAGIAHEVRNPLAGIQLYAGILRDELDGDPRAAHAGKIDREVGYLERVVRDFLDFARRPPPELDPVDVAALAREVAELAGPEAAAAGLELEVEAPPALTISADAGQLRRALLNLVGNAVAAAAEVDERGAAVRVTVASDGERLTIEVWNRGPTIPPEVAARMFEPFFTTREKGTGLGLAFVAEIVRAHGGAVTVDSARGETRFRIALPRSRAA